Proteins from one Anopheles nili chromosome 2, idAnoNiliSN_F5_01, whole genome shotgun sequence genomic window:
- the LOC128720467 gene encoding protein pygopus-like yields the protein MTHNLGMASYRLPGPGLCPPDFKSPSESPQLPISAPSNPKKRRKTSNVANSNAVASQPTPTPSPQDLLPPPPTGYGDTIVASNPFDDTPPPTPASHMSHMGHPHGGGHGPGPGMMGHLGGGAMGHGGPMGPMNHMGPMHGGAHHMGPGPMGGHPHGPPHGGPMGGPGPHGGGMPHGMPHGMGPHGPGHGSPHPGMGPGGPPHGPPGMGGPGPGGPQGPPMRGMSPMGMGSPMGHHGHPGMHMNSGMGQMGGMPHGMQRGGMSPMGPSMGPGAQMGGLSPMGGAMNQSMSPMGPMGGMSPMSQQQQQQQQQQQQQQQQQQMNSKSVGSPMSGGNIGSPMNSVPGMGSPHAAGQGAGGMLGSPMNTSGGHMNNGPMGPPMNSPLGNGPPNHVPLGPNSAGHSQTPQPVSAANVTVGGQTSPNVVVSGAPGVGMNSSNSRMNLPNGAMTNQQSGNLNQLPHQLGPMGANQQQQQQQQGGPQGPQGGLPQQNSSQGASNQPGGNQGPSPQGGPPGSQQSSQQSQPLQPHPPPHGGGQQGQLPLPQQSPHAQHNPGGPGSGGPGPGPGQQQQMNPMVGPGGGGPPMGNSMGGPMGGGGGMMGGPGGPGGPANSMGGMNHHPHHHHHHHAGNHQQAGNPHMSPGMGTNNMHHHMGGGGGGGGGGGGIMSPHGNMPPGGGGGGGHRPPMHGGMGGGMGGPGGMMGGPPMGGPMGGHMGGGMGGGGMMSGSPMQSPHMMGGGGPGGPMGGGGPMGGGPMGGPMGGLGPPGNGPNGPNHHHHMGMFGPKPMPVTSGKLYPPDQSKVFNPQNPNAPPIYPCGGCHKEVHDNDQGILCESGCNFWFHRTCSGLTEAAFNFIHAEVYAEWCCDKCLNSKNIPLVKFKP from the exons GTGACACGATAGTGGCGTCGAATCCGTTCGACGacacgccaccaccgacgccCGCCTCGCACATGAGCCACATGGGACATCCGCACGGCGGTGGCCACGGACCGGGCCCTGGAATGATGGGTCATCTTGGTGGCGGTGCGATGGGCCACGGTGGTCCGATGGGTCCGATGAACCACATGGGACCGATGCACGGAGGAGCGCACCATATGGGTCCGGGACCGATGGGTGGCCATCCGCACGGGCCCCCACATGGTGGTCCGATGGGTGGACCGGGACCGCATGGAGGCGGCATGCCGCACGGGATGCCCCACGGTATGGGACCACACGGACCGGGTCACGGATCGCCACATCCGGGCATGGGCCCGGGTGGTCCACCTCATGGGCCACCGGGGATGGGAGGCCCGGGACCGGGTGGACCGCAGGGGCCACCGATGCGGGGTATGAGCCCGATGGGTATGGGCAGCCCGATGGGTCACCACGGTCACCCGGGCATGCACATGAACTCCGGAATGGGCCAGATGGGTGGCATGCCGCACGGGATGCAGCGCGGTGGTATGAGCCCGATGGGACCCTCGATGGGGCCGGGCGCGCAAATGGGAGGTCTCAGTCCGATGGGCGGTGCCATGAACCAAAGCATGTCGCCGATGGGTCCGATGGGAGGAATGTCTCCGAtgagccagcagcagcagcaacagcaacagcagcagcaacaacagcagcagcaacagcagatgAACAGCAAATCCGTCGGAAGTCCTATGAGCGGCGGCAACATCGGTAGCCCGATGAATTCGGTACCCGGGATGGGATCACCGCATGCGGCCGGTCAGGGTGCTGGTGGCATGCTCGGTAGCCCCATGAACACGAGTGGTGGCCACATGAACAACGGTCCGATGGGCCCACCCATGAACAGTCCACTCGGAAACGGACCACCGAATCACGTGCCACTCGGACCGAACTCGGCTGGACACAGTCAAACGCCCCAGCCGGTGTCCGCAGCGAACGTGACCGTTGGGGGACAAACGTCACCGAACGTGGTGGTAAGCGGGGCGCCCGGTGTCGGCATGAACAGTAGTAATAGTAGGATGAACTTACCGAACGGTGCAATGACAAATCAGCAATCAGGGAACCTAAATCAATTACCTCATCAACTCGGACCCATGGGtgcgaaccagcagcagcagcagcagcagcagggaggACCGCAAGGACCTCAAGGAGGCTTGCCACAGCAGAACAGTAGTCAGGGAGCTAGCAATCAACCCGGCGGCAACCAGGGTCCCTCGCCGCAGGGCGGTCCGCCGGGCAGTCAACAGTCGTCGCAACAGTCACAACCACTTCAGCCTCATCCGCCACCGCACGGAGGCGGCCAGCAGGGGCAGCTGCCCTTGCCACAACAGTCACCTCACGCGCAACACAATCCGGGTGGTCCCGGGAGTGGCGGGCCGGGCCCTGGTCcgggtcagcagcagcaaatgaaCCCGATGGTGGGACCTGGCGGTGGTGGCCCACCGATGGGTAACAGCATGGGCGGTCCGatgggtggtggcggtggtatgATGGGTGGACCCGGTGGACCTGGAGGTCCTGCGAATTCGATGGGTGGCATGAATCATCAcccgcaccatcatcatcatcatcatgcggGGAACCATCAGCAGGCCGGCAATCCGCACATGTCTCCGGGGATGGGGACGAACAACATGCACCACCACatgggtggcggtggtggaggtggaggtgggggtggtggcaTTATGTCCCCGCACGGGAACATGcctcccggtggtggtggtggtggcggtcaTAGGCCACCGATGCACGGTGGCATGGGAGGTGGTATGGGAGGTCCTGGCGGTATGATGGGTGGCCCACCGATGGGCGGACCGATGGGTGGCCATATGGGTGGTGGAATGGGTGGAGGCGGTATGATGAGCGGAAGTCCGATGCAATCGCCGCACATGATGGGCGGCGGCGGACCGGGTGGACCGATGGGCGGCGGTGGGCCAATGGGTGGAGGGCCAATGGGAGGACCGATGGGAGGGCTGGGACCACCGGGTAATGGACCGAATGGACcgaaccatcatcaccataTGGGCATGTTTGGCCCGAAACCGATGCCTGTCACCTCCGGGAAGCTTTATCCTCCCGACCAGTCGAAGGTGTTTAACCCGCAAAACCCGAACGCTCCGCCGATCTATCCCTGCGGTGGCTGCCACAAGGAGGTGCACGACAACGACCAGGGCATCCTGTGCGAATCGGGGTgtaatttttggtttcatcg GACGTGCAGTGGACTGACGGAGGCGGCCTTCAACTTCATACACGCGGAGGTGTACGCCGAGTGGTGCTGCGATAAGTGTCTCAACTCCAAAAACATACCGCTGGTCAAGTTCAAACCGTAG
- the LOC128732071 gene encoding tubulin polyglutamylase TTLL13-like: protein MINRGYTKPKPIVQKGSSDDGDDSNEETSSGTAESGTSSGTESEMDTTETSFSSKSATECGGSNTTAGPGPCKQLQGHQGLLRMNNRNYAVYCGGDADTKNSKHFCHHHHHRHHHHHGDDEGKKDVNCCRSALDQNTRLVHRIKKSKKTQPISICILNCRYDIIPRVCKRLGYRLVGESDFWNVCWTDSFVAVDFCRDMRRFQKVNHFPGMFEICRKDLLARNLNRMLKLFPLDYQIFPKTWCFPADLGDAIAYSRTHRSKTFILKPDQGSQGKGIFLTKNLKEINPKDRMICQVYVTKPLLIDGYKFDLRVYTLITSTDPLRIFVYNEGLARFATNKYKEPCVTNASNTFMHLTNYSVNKYSRTFSNDDEAGSKRRFSTLNRILTAEGYDIAELWSNIDDVIVKTVMSAWPMLKHTYTASFPTHDIIQACFEVLGFDILIDHKLKPYVLEVNHSPSFHTDETIDKEIKEALITDTFVMLNLNGEVKKRVLEEDKRRIQNRLLQRLRDYSKQTGPKDQQQKEPQQQQQQQSQQQGGRDGQDPDEDPYGEDGMGPWAEQITWEETHLGGYRRILPAPGDPNRYLQFFIAQSQASVYNETAASKRREECAKQQRIELEERFRLNQAILHKHNPKLQKGGLGAGEDAAGGAGGAGSLAGKKKLRKWKAPKVTKKHDDFSPDQIADYEERERMALLGQRDFLIRTCGLVQSMYINFHRNKLLTDSDRRKYKETYAKLITNDHLQQSESSPLSTHTFSTIHSTSTVAGSAVTYGGHHGGTNVSNTTTTCLPSLQNHANGGGGIGQHSAVQQPFHQSPHQHQQQQQQQQQPSQQQHSNQLQKLQIKSLVAINDVTSWMQCTEVPVQSRPPLPYLLATQPTNYRSTKSTMARQVTNVVKRHSMESRQYYTSDKLI, encoded by the exons ATGATCAACCGCGGGTACACCAAACCAAAGCCGATCGTGCAGAAAGGCTCGagcgacgatggcgacgactCGAACGAGGAAACGTCCTCAGGAACCGCCGAATCAGGCACCAGCTCAGGCACGGAGTCGGAGATGGACACCACGGAGACGTCCTTTTCCTCGAAAAGTGCCACCGAATGTGGTGGTAGCAACACCACGGCCGGTCCAGGACCCTGCAAGCAGCTCCAGGGCCATCAAGGACTGCTGCGAATGAACAACCGCAACTACGCCGTCTACTGTGGTGGAGACGCGGACACGAAAAACTCGAAACACTTCtgtcaccatcatcatcatcgccatcatcaccaccacggcGATGATGAGGGCAAAAAGGACGTGAA CTGTTGTAGAAGTGCTCTCGACCAAAATACGCGCCTTGTACATAGAATCAAGAAATCGAAGAAAAC ACAACCGATCAGTATTTGCATTCTCAACTGCCGATACGACATCATCCCGCGGGTGTGCAAACGGCTCGGGTACCGGCTGGTTGGTGAGTCGGACTTCTGGAACGTCTGCTGGACGGATTCGTTCGTGGCGGTGGATTTTTGCCGCGACATGCGCCGCTTCCAGAAGGTTAACCACTTCCCGGGGATGTTCGAGATCTGCCGGAAGGATCTGCTGGCGCGTAACCTCAACCGGATGCTGAAGCTATTCCCGTTGGACTATCAGATTTTCCCCAAGACCTGGTGTTTCCCGGCGGA CTTGGGGGACGCGATCGCGTACAGTCGAACGCACCGCAGCAAGACGTTCATCCTGAAGCCCGACCAGGGCTCCCAGGGTAAGGGGATCTTTTTGACGAAAAACCTTAAGGAGATCAACCCGAAGGATCGCATGATCTGCCAGGTGTACGTCACGAAACCGCTGCTGATCGATGGGTACAAGTTTGATCTACGCGTGTACACGCTGATCACCTCGACGGATCCGTTGCGAATTTTCGTCTACAACGAAGGGTTGGCCAG GTTCGCCACAAACAAGTACAAGGAACCGTGCGTGACGAACGCATCGAACACGTTCATGCACCTGACGAACTACTCCGTCAACAAGTACAGCCGGACGTTCTCGAACGACGACGAGGCCGGTTCGAAGCGACGATTTTCCACGCTCAACCGCATCCTGACAGCCGAGGGTTACGACATCGCTGAGCTGTGGAGCAACATCGACGACGTGATCGTGAAGACGGTGATGAGCGCCTGGCCGATGCTgaagcacacgtacacggccAGCTTCCCGACGCACGACATCATCCAGGCGTGCTTCGAGGTGCTCGGATTCGACATCCTGATCGATCACAAGCTAAAACCGTACGTGCTCGAGGTGAACCACTCGCCATCCTTCCACACGGACGAAACGATCGACAAAGAGATCAAGGAAGCGCTCATCACCGACACGTTCGTGATGCTTAACCTCAACGGTGAGGTGAAGAAGCGCGTGCTCGAGGAGGACAAGCGGCGCATTCAGAACCGATTGCTGCAGCGGCTCCGGGACTACTCCAAGCAGACGGGTCCCAAGgaccagcagcagaaggaaccccagcaacagcagcaacagcaatcgcAACAGCAAGGAGGACGAGATGGGCAGGATCCTGACGAGGACCCTTACGGGGAGGATGGGATGGGCCCGTGGGCCGAACAGATCACGTGGGAAGAAACACACCTGGGCGGGTACAGGCGTATCCTGCCAGCACCGGGTGACCCCAACCGGTACCTGCAGTTCTTCATCGCGCAAAGTCAAGCCTCGGTGTACAACGAAACGGCCGCAAGTAAACGGCGCGAAGAGTGCGCCAAACAGCAACGGATCGAGCTGGAAGAACGCTTCCGCCTGAACCAAGCCATCCTGCACAAGCACAATCCGAAGCTGCAGAAGGGCGGGCTGGGTGCGGGCGAGGACGCAGCGGGTGGCGCCGGTGGTGCGGGTTCCCTGGCGGGAAAGAAGAAGCTCCGGAAATGGAAGGCGCCCAAGGTGACGAAAAAACACGACGACTTCTCGCCGGATCAGATCGCGGATTACGAGGAACGGGAACGGATGGCGCTGCTTGGGCAGCGGGATTTTCTCATCCGAACGTGCGGGTTGGTGCAGAGT ATGTACATCAACTTCCACCGGAACAAGCTGCTGACGGATTCGGATCGGCGCAAGTACAAAGAAACGTACGCGAAGCTGATCACCAACGATCACCTGCAGCAGTCCGAATCGTCCCCACTGTCGACCCACACGTTCTCGACGATTCACAGCACCAGCACGGTCGCAGGTTCGGCCGTAACGTACGGTGGCCATCACGGTGGGACGAACGTTTCGAACACGACGACAACCTGCCTGCCAAGTCTGCAAAACCACGCGAATGGAGGCGGTGGCATTGGGCAACATTCGGCGGTGCAGCAACCGTTCCATCAGTCCCCAcatcaacaccagcagcagcagcaacagcaacagcaaccatcACAGCAACAGCACTCCAATCAGCTACAGAAACTGCAAATCAAAAGCCTCGTGGCGATTAACGACGTTACCTCGTGGATGCAGTGTACGGAGGTACCGGTGCAGAGTCGGCCTCCGTTGCCGTACCTGTTGGCCACGCAACCGACCAACTATCGCAGCACCAAATCGACCATGGCCCGGCAGGTGACGAACGTGGTCAAACGGCACAGCATGGAATCCCGCCAATACTACACCTCTGATAAGCTCATCTAG